From a region of the Phaseolus vulgaris cultivar G19833 chromosome 6, P. vulgaris v2.0, whole genome shotgun sequence genome:
- the LOC137831320 gene encoding ABC transporter C family member 3-like isoform X1, protein MMLFVSSLHSLTLRHLGSSFLRYLVKPVFLHGFSGFLHLLLLVVLLVSLLWRKVAVGTRERSTKNITNALFAKAPLCSLLVSAFNLLLFLFDYFCWYKNGWSEEKLATLLDFLLKTVAWGVGGVCLHMELFISRERRLPFFFRAWCVLFLSVSGYCFIVDFALYEKKHSALSIQSLVSDAFSVCACLFFFYLDLLVKNESGVGDSTFQESLLDADSRGDVFGSKETKGGDTVTPYSNAGIFGLLTFSWIGPLITVGRKKSLDLEDVPQLDKRDSLTGAFPTFRDRLEAQCGAVNTVTTLMLVKSLVFSSWKEIIFTAILALLNTLASFVGPYLIDGFVQFLNGQRKFEHEGLILVTAFLVAKLLEGLTKRHWFFRLQQVGIRMRALLVTIIYNKILNLSFQSKQGHTTGEIINFMTVDAEKVGEFSWHLHDLWLVVLQVIVALLILYRNLGLASISGLVAILIVMWANIPLGSIQEKFHNKLMESKDARMKTTSEILRNMRILKLQGWEMKFLSNITELRKIEQGWLKKVMYSLAMIIFVFWCAPAFVSVVTFGTSILGGIPLESGKILSTLATFQILQEPIYNLPETISMMAQTKVSLDRIASFLRLDEIVFDVVEKLPQGSSNVAIEVVDGNFSWDSFSPSITLQNINLRVFHGMRVAVCGSVGSGKSTLLSCILGEVPKKSGILKVCGTKAYVAQSSWIQSSTIEDNILFGKDMERQRYEKVLEACCLKKDLDILSFGDQTIIGERGINLSGGQKQRIQIARALYHDADIYLFDDVFSAVDAHTGSHLFQECLLDHLSSKTVVYVTHQVEFLPAADLILVMKDGKIIQSGKYNDLLNSGTDFMELVGAHKEALSALDSIDGGKASYTTSTSQEDVSFVVSHGIEEREVKKNEQNGGKDNKCDPKGQLIQEEEREKGKVGFSVYWKYVTTTYGGALIPLILLAEILFQLLQIGSNYWMAWATPVSTDVEPPVGGSALILVYVALAIGSSICVLARATLVATTGYETATSLFNNMHFSIFRAPMSFFDATPSGRILNRASTDQSAVDIDIPFQTGSFASSVVHVLGIVGVMSQVAWQVFIVFIPVIAINIWYQQYYLPSARELSRLVGVCNAPVIQHFAETISGSSTIRSFDQVPGFQQTNMKLIDGYSRPKFNNAAAMEWLCFRLDMLSSITFAFCLIFLISIPHGFIDSGIAGLAVTYGLNLNIIQSWMIWELCSLENKIISVERILQYTSIPSEPPLVEENRPHDSWPSCGKIDIHNLQVRYAPHMPFVLHGFTCTFHGGLKTGIVGRTGSGKSTLIQTLFRIVEPTVGRVMIDGINISSIGIYDLRSRLSIIPQDPTMFEGTVRSNLDPLEEYTDEQIWEALDKCQLGDEVRRKEGKLDSAVCEDGENWSMGQRQLVCLGRVLLKKSRVLVLDEATASVDTATDNLIQQTLRQYFSDCTVITIAHRITSVINSDMILLLNEGLIEEYDSPARLLEDKFSSFAQLVAKYTTRSNSSLDQL, encoded by the exons ATGATGTTGTTTGTCTCATCACTCCATTCTCTTACTCTTAGACACCTTGGCAGTAGTTTTCTGAGATATTTAGTTAAGCCGGTTTTCTTGCATGGCTTTTCTGGTTTCCTTCATCTACTGTTATTGGTGGTGCTTTTAGTGTCGCTGCTGTGGAGGAAAGTCGCAGTTGGAACCAGAGAACGTTCTACAAAGAACATTACTAATGCCTTGTTTGCTAAGGCTCCACTTTGTTCCCTACTTGTTTCGGCTTTCAATCTTCTACTCTTTTTGTTTGATTACTTTTGTTGGTATAAAAATGGTTGGTCAGAAGAAAAGCTTGCGACCCTTTTGGATTTTCTGCTCAAAACAGTTGCTTGGGGTGTTGGTGGTGTTTGCTTGCACATGGAACTCTTCATTTCAAGGGAAAGAAGATTACCATTCTTCTTCAGAGCTTGGTGCGTCCTTTTCCTCTCTGTTTCCGGCTATTGCTTTATAGTGGACTTTGCTCTCTATGAAAAAAAGCATTCTGCTTTGTCCATTCAGAGCTTAGTTTCTGATGCTTTCTCTGTGTGTGCGTGTTTATTCTTCTTTTACTTGGACTTGCTTGTAAAAAATGAGAGTGGAGTAGGAGATAGTACTTTTCAAGAATCTCTTTTGGATGCTGACTCAAGAGGTGATGTGTTTGGGTCAAAAGAGACCAAGGGGGGTGACACTGTTACACCTTACTCTAATGCTGGAATATTTGGCCTTCTTACCTTCTCTTGGATTGGTCCTCTAATTACTGTTGGCAGGAAGAAGTCTTTAGACCTTGAGGATGTCCCCCAACTTGACAAAAGAGACAGTTTAACTGGAGCTTTTCCAACTTTTAGGGATAGGCTTGAGGCACAATGTGGAGCTGTTAACACAGTGACCACACTTATGTTAGTGAAGTCATTAGTATTCTCAAGCTGGAAAGAAATTATTTTCACAGCCATACTTGCATTGCTAAACACTTTGGCTTCTTTTGTTGGTCCCTATCTTATTGATGGTTTTGTTCAATTCCTTAACGGACAACGAAAATTTGAGCACGAGGGCCTTATATTGGTGACTGCATTTTTAGTGGCAAAGCTTTTGGAGGGCCTCACAAAGAGGCACTGGTTTTTTAGGTTGCAGCAGGTAGGAATACGAATGCGAGCATTGCTTGTGActatcatatataataaaattttgaatctTTCATTTCAATCCAAGCAGGGTCACACTACTGGGGAAATAATCAACTTCATGACAGTTGATGCAGAAAAAGTTGGTGAGTTCAGTTGGCATCTACATGATCTGTGGTTAGTAGTTCTACAGGTTATAGTAGCCTTGTTGATTTTGTATAGAAATCTTGGGCTTGCTTCAATTTCTGGCCTTGTTGCAATTCTCATTGTAATGTGGGCAAACATTCCCCTGGGTTCAATCCAAGAGAAGTTTCATAACAAGTTGATGGAGTCAAAAGATGCAAGAATGAAAACAACATCTGAGATTTTGAGGAACATGCGGATTCTCAAACTACAAGGATGGGAAATGAAGTTTTTGTCTAACATAACCGAACTCAGAAAGATCGAGCAAGGCTGGTTAAAAAAAGTTATGTACTCGTTAGCCATGATCATATTTGTATTTTGGTGTGCCCCAGCGTTTGTGTCAGTGGTTACTTTTGGTACTTCTATACTTGGAGGGATCCCCCTTGAGTCAGGGAAGATACTGTCTACACTAGCCACATTCCAGATTCTCCAAGAACCCATTTATAATCTTCCAGAGACAATTTCAATGATGGCACAGACCAAGGTTTCTCTTGACAGGATTGCATCTTTCCTTCGTCTGGATGAGATTGTATTTGATGTTGTGGAGAAGCTTCCACAAGGTAGTTCTAATGTAGCTATTGAAGTAGTTGATGGGAATTTCTCTTGGGATTCGTTTTCCCCTAGTATAACATTGCAAAACATAAATCTCAGAGTTTTTCATGGCATGAGGGTTGCTGTTTGTGGTAGTGTTGGATCAGGCAAGTCAACTTTGCTTTCTTGTATATTAGGAGAAGTACCCAAGAAATCAGGGATTTTGAAGGTATGTGGAACAAAGGCCTATGTAGCTCAGTCATCATGGATACAAAGTAGCACGATAGAGGATAATATATTGTTTGGCAAGGACATGGAAAGGCAAAGGTACGAGAAGGTTCTTGAAGCTTGTTGCCTAAAGAAGGATCTAGATATTCTGTCATTTGGAGATCAGACTATAATAGGAGAGAGGGGGATAAATTTGAGTGGTGGACAGAAACAAAGAATACAAATTGCTCGTGCTCTATACCATGATGCTGATATATATCTATTTGATGATGTGTTTAGTGCTGTGGATGCTCACACAGGATCTCATCTCTTTCAG GAATGCTTACTCGACCATTTAAGTTCAAAGACAGTGGTTTATGTTACTCATCAAGTAGAGTTCTTACCTGCTGCTGACCTTATTTTG GTCATGAAAGATGGGAAGATTATTCAAAGTGGAAAATATAATGATCTGCTCAACTCAGGCACTGATTTTATGGAACTTGTTGGTGCTCATAAAGAAGCTTTGTCTGCACTTGATTCAATAGATGGAGGGAAAGCGTCTTATACAACAAGTACATCACAAGAGGATGTAAGTTTCGTTGTTTCTCACGGTATTGAAGAAAGGGAAGTAAAGAAAAATGAGCAAAATGGTGGAAAAGATAACAAATGTGATCCAAAAGGCCAGCTTAtccaagaagaagaaagagagaaaggtaAAGTTGGGTTTTCAGTTTATTGGAAATATGTAACAACAACATATGGAGGAGCACTTATACCACTCATACTGTTGGCTGAAATTTTGTTTCAACTTCTTCAAATTGGAAGCAACTATTGGATGGCTTGGGCAACTCCTGTCTCAACTGATGTTGAGCCACCTGTTGGAGGAAGTGCCCTTATACTTGTATATGTAGCTTTGGCCATAGGAAGTTCTATCTGTGTCCTTGCTAGAGCAACACTTGTTGCCACAACTGGTTATGAGACAGCTACTTCACTCTTCAACAACATGCATTTCAGCATTTTCCGTGCTCCCATGTCATTTTTCGATGCCACTCCAAGTGGGAGAATCCTTAATAGG GCTTCTACCGATCAAAGTGCAGTGGATATAGACATTCCTTTTCAAACTGGATCATTTGCTTCCTCTGTGGTCCATGTTCTTGGAATTGTAGGAGTAATGTCTCAAGTTGCATGGCAGGTTTTCATTGTCTTTATTCCTGTTATAGCAATCAACATCTGGTATCAG CAATATTATTTACCATCAGCCCGGGAACTATCACGTTTAGTTGGGGTATGCAACGCTCCTGTCATTCAGCACTTTGCTGAAACAATATCAGGTTCATCAACCATCAGGAGCTTTGATCAGGTGCCAGGATTTCAGCAAACAAATATGAAACTGATAGATGGATATTCTCGCCCCAAGTTCAACAATGCTGCTGCTATGGAATGGTTGTGCTTCCGATTAGATATGTTGTCTTCTATCACATTTGCCTTTTGCTTGATATTCTTGATATCTATTCCACATGGATTCATAGACTCAG GTATTGCTGGTTTAGCTGTAACCTATGGCCTTAATCTGAACATTATACAATCATGGATGATATGGGAACTTTGCAGCTTGGAGAACAAAATTATATCAGTGGAAAGAATTCTTCAGTATACTTCCATTCCTAGTGAGCCTCCTCTTGTAGAAGAAAACCGGCCACATGATTCTTGGCCATCATGTGGCAAGATTGATATTCACAACTTGCAG GTACGTTACGCTCCACATATGCCATTTGTGTTGCATGGCTTTACATGCACATTTCATGGAGGACTTAAAACTGGAATTGTTGGGAGAACAGGAAGTGGCAAATCAACTCTCATACAAACACTATTCCGAATTGTTGAGCCCACTGTTGGGAGAGTTATGATTGATGGCATCAACATCTCATCCATTGGAATTTATGATTTGAGGTCTAGACTGAGCATTATCCCTCAGGATCCAACCATGTTTGAAGGTACTGTGAGAAGTAATCTGGACCCACTTGAAGAGTACACAGATGAACAAATTTGGGAG GCCCTTGATAAGTGTCAACTTGGAGATGAAGTCAGAAGGAAAGAAGGAAAACTAGACTCTGCAG TTTGTGAAGATGGAGAGAATTGGAGTATGGGCCAGAGGCAATTGGTGTGTCTTGGTAGAGTGCTGCTTAAGAAGAGTAGGGTCTTGGTGCTAGATGAAGCTACTGCATCTGTTGACACAGCTACAGATAATTTGATTCAGCAAACTCTTAGGCAATATTTTTCTGATTGCACAGTCATTACAATTGCCCATAGGATAACTTCTGTCATTAACAGTGATATGATTCTACTACTTAATGAAG GACTTATTGAGGAGTATGATTCCCCAGCAAGGTTGCTAGAGGACAAGTTTTCTTCTTTTGCTCAACTTGTGGCAAAGTATACCACAAGGTCCAATTCCAGTTTGGACCAACTATAA
- the LOC137831320 gene encoding ABC transporter C family member 3-like isoform X2, producing MMLFVSSLHSLTLRHLGSSFLRYLVKPVFLHGFSGFLHLLLLVVLLVSLLWRKVAVGTRERSTKNITNALFAKAPLCSLLVSAFNLLLFLFDYFCWYKNGWSEEKLATLLDFLLKTVAWGVGGVCLHMELFISRERRLPFFFRAWCVLFLSVSGYCFIVDFALYEKKHSALSIQSLVSDAFSVCACLFFFYLDLLVKNESGVGDSTFQESLLDADSRGDVFGSKETKGGDTVTPYSNAGIFGLLTFSWIGPLITVGRKKSLDLEDVPQLDKRDSLTGAFPTFRDRLEAQCGAVNTVTTLMLVKSLVFSSWKEIIFTAILALLNTLASFVGPYLIDGFVQFLNGQRKFEHEGLILVTAFLVAKLLEGLTKRHWFFRLQQGHTTGEIINFMTVDAEKVGEFSWHLHDLWLVVLQVIVALLILYRNLGLASISGLVAILIVMWANIPLGSIQEKFHNKLMESKDARMKTTSEILRNMRILKLQGWEMKFLSNITELRKIEQGWLKKVMYSLAMIIFVFWCAPAFVSVVTFGTSILGGIPLESGKILSTLATFQILQEPIYNLPETISMMAQTKVSLDRIASFLRLDEIVFDVVEKLPQGSSNVAIEVVDGNFSWDSFSPSITLQNINLRVFHGMRVAVCGSVGSGKSTLLSCILGEVPKKSGILKVCGTKAYVAQSSWIQSSTIEDNILFGKDMERQRYEKVLEACCLKKDLDILSFGDQTIIGERGINLSGGQKQRIQIARALYHDADIYLFDDVFSAVDAHTGSHLFQECLLDHLSSKTVVYVTHQVEFLPAADLILVMKDGKIIQSGKYNDLLNSGTDFMELVGAHKEALSALDSIDGGKASYTTSTSQEDVSFVVSHGIEEREVKKNEQNGGKDNKCDPKGQLIQEEEREKGKVGFSVYWKYVTTTYGGALIPLILLAEILFQLLQIGSNYWMAWATPVSTDVEPPVGGSALILVYVALAIGSSICVLARATLVATTGYETATSLFNNMHFSIFRAPMSFFDATPSGRILNRASTDQSAVDIDIPFQTGSFASSVVHVLGIVGVMSQVAWQVFIVFIPVIAINIWYQQYYLPSARELSRLVGVCNAPVIQHFAETISGSSTIRSFDQVPGFQQTNMKLIDGYSRPKFNNAAAMEWLCFRLDMLSSITFAFCLIFLISIPHGFIDSGIAGLAVTYGLNLNIIQSWMIWELCSLENKIISVERILQYTSIPSEPPLVEENRPHDSWPSCGKIDIHNLQVRYAPHMPFVLHGFTCTFHGGLKTGIVGRTGSGKSTLIQTLFRIVEPTVGRVMIDGINISSIGIYDLRSRLSIIPQDPTMFEGTVRSNLDPLEEYTDEQIWEALDKCQLGDEVRRKEGKLDSAVCEDGENWSMGQRQLVCLGRVLLKKSRVLVLDEATASVDTATDNLIQQTLRQYFSDCTVITIAHRITSVINSDMILLLNEGLIEEYDSPARLLEDKFSSFAQLVAKYTTRSNSSLDQL from the exons ATGATGTTGTTTGTCTCATCACTCCATTCTCTTACTCTTAGACACCTTGGCAGTAGTTTTCTGAGATATTTAGTTAAGCCGGTTTTCTTGCATGGCTTTTCTGGTTTCCTTCATCTACTGTTATTGGTGGTGCTTTTAGTGTCGCTGCTGTGGAGGAAAGTCGCAGTTGGAACCAGAGAACGTTCTACAAAGAACATTACTAATGCCTTGTTTGCTAAGGCTCCACTTTGTTCCCTACTTGTTTCGGCTTTCAATCTTCTACTCTTTTTGTTTGATTACTTTTGTTGGTATAAAAATGGTTGGTCAGAAGAAAAGCTTGCGACCCTTTTGGATTTTCTGCTCAAAACAGTTGCTTGGGGTGTTGGTGGTGTTTGCTTGCACATGGAACTCTTCATTTCAAGGGAAAGAAGATTACCATTCTTCTTCAGAGCTTGGTGCGTCCTTTTCCTCTCTGTTTCCGGCTATTGCTTTATAGTGGACTTTGCTCTCTATGAAAAAAAGCATTCTGCTTTGTCCATTCAGAGCTTAGTTTCTGATGCTTTCTCTGTGTGTGCGTGTTTATTCTTCTTTTACTTGGACTTGCTTGTAAAAAATGAGAGTGGAGTAGGAGATAGTACTTTTCAAGAATCTCTTTTGGATGCTGACTCAAGAGGTGATGTGTTTGGGTCAAAAGAGACCAAGGGGGGTGACACTGTTACACCTTACTCTAATGCTGGAATATTTGGCCTTCTTACCTTCTCTTGGATTGGTCCTCTAATTACTGTTGGCAGGAAGAAGTCTTTAGACCTTGAGGATGTCCCCCAACTTGACAAAAGAGACAGTTTAACTGGAGCTTTTCCAACTTTTAGGGATAGGCTTGAGGCACAATGTGGAGCTGTTAACACAGTGACCACACTTATGTTAGTGAAGTCATTAGTATTCTCAAGCTGGAAAGAAATTATTTTCACAGCCATACTTGCATTGCTAAACACTTTGGCTTCTTTTGTTGGTCCCTATCTTATTGATGGTTTTGTTCAATTCCTTAACGGACAACGAAAATTTGAGCACGAGGGCCTTATATTGGTGACTGCATTTTTAGTGGCAAAGCTTTTGGAGGGCCTCACAAAGAGGCACTGGTTTTTTAGGTTGCAGCAG GGTCACACTACTGGGGAAATAATCAACTTCATGACAGTTGATGCAGAAAAAGTTGGTGAGTTCAGTTGGCATCTACATGATCTGTGGTTAGTAGTTCTACAGGTTATAGTAGCCTTGTTGATTTTGTATAGAAATCTTGGGCTTGCTTCAATTTCTGGCCTTGTTGCAATTCTCATTGTAATGTGGGCAAACATTCCCCTGGGTTCAATCCAAGAGAAGTTTCATAACAAGTTGATGGAGTCAAAAGATGCAAGAATGAAAACAACATCTGAGATTTTGAGGAACATGCGGATTCTCAAACTACAAGGATGGGAAATGAAGTTTTTGTCTAACATAACCGAACTCAGAAAGATCGAGCAAGGCTGGTTAAAAAAAGTTATGTACTCGTTAGCCATGATCATATTTGTATTTTGGTGTGCCCCAGCGTTTGTGTCAGTGGTTACTTTTGGTACTTCTATACTTGGAGGGATCCCCCTTGAGTCAGGGAAGATACTGTCTACACTAGCCACATTCCAGATTCTCCAAGAACCCATTTATAATCTTCCAGAGACAATTTCAATGATGGCACAGACCAAGGTTTCTCTTGACAGGATTGCATCTTTCCTTCGTCTGGATGAGATTGTATTTGATGTTGTGGAGAAGCTTCCACAAGGTAGTTCTAATGTAGCTATTGAAGTAGTTGATGGGAATTTCTCTTGGGATTCGTTTTCCCCTAGTATAACATTGCAAAACATAAATCTCAGAGTTTTTCATGGCATGAGGGTTGCTGTTTGTGGTAGTGTTGGATCAGGCAAGTCAACTTTGCTTTCTTGTATATTAGGAGAAGTACCCAAGAAATCAGGGATTTTGAAGGTATGTGGAACAAAGGCCTATGTAGCTCAGTCATCATGGATACAAAGTAGCACGATAGAGGATAATATATTGTTTGGCAAGGACATGGAAAGGCAAAGGTACGAGAAGGTTCTTGAAGCTTGTTGCCTAAAGAAGGATCTAGATATTCTGTCATTTGGAGATCAGACTATAATAGGAGAGAGGGGGATAAATTTGAGTGGTGGACAGAAACAAAGAATACAAATTGCTCGTGCTCTATACCATGATGCTGATATATATCTATTTGATGATGTGTTTAGTGCTGTGGATGCTCACACAGGATCTCATCTCTTTCAG GAATGCTTACTCGACCATTTAAGTTCAAAGACAGTGGTTTATGTTACTCATCAAGTAGAGTTCTTACCTGCTGCTGACCTTATTTTG GTCATGAAAGATGGGAAGATTATTCAAAGTGGAAAATATAATGATCTGCTCAACTCAGGCACTGATTTTATGGAACTTGTTGGTGCTCATAAAGAAGCTTTGTCTGCACTTGATTCAATAGATGGAGGGAAAGCGTCTTATACAACAAGTACATCACAAGAGGATGTAAGTTTCGTTGTTTCTCACGGTATTGAAGAAAGGGAAGTAAAGAAAAATGAGCAAAATGGTGGAAAAGATAACAAATGTGATCCAAAAGGCCAGCTTAtccaagaagaagaaagagagaaaggtaAAGTTGGGTTTTCAGTTTATTGGAAATATGTAACAACAACATATGGAGGAGCACTTATACCACTCATACTGTTGGCTGAAATTTTGTTTCAACTTCTTCAAATTGGAAGCAACTATTGGATGGCTTGGGCAACTCCTGTCTCAACTGATGTTGAGCCACCTGTTGGAGGAAGTGCCCTTATACTTGTATATGTAGCTTTGGCCATAGGAAGTTCTATCTGTGTCCTTGCTAGAGCAACACTTGTTGCCACAACTGGTTATGAGACAGCTACTTCACTCTTCAACAACATGCATTTCAGCATTTTCCGTGCTCCCATGTCATTTTTCGATGCCACTCCAAGTGGGAGAATCCTTAATAGG GCTTCTACCGATCAAAGTGCAGTGGATATAGACATTCCTTTTCAAACTGGATCATTTGCTTCCTCTGTGGTCCATGTTCTTGGAATTGTAGGAGTAATGTCTCAAGTTGCATGGCAGGTTTTCATTGTCTTTATTCCTGTTATAGCAATCAACATCTGGTATCAG CAATATTATTTACCATCAGCCCGGGAACTATCACGTTTAGTTGGGGTATGCAACGCTCCTGTCATTCAGCACTTTGCTGAAACAATATCAGGTTCATCAACCATCAGGAGCTTTGATCAGGTGCCAGGATTTCAGCAAACAAATATGAAACTGATAGATGGATATTCTCGCCCCAAGTTCAACAATGCTGCTGCTATGGAATGGTTGTGCTTCCGATTAGATATGTTGTCTTCTATCACATTTGCCTTTTGCTTGATATTCTTGATATCTATTCCACATGGATTCATAGACTCAG GTATTGCTGGTTTAGCTGTAACCTATGGCCTTAATCTGAACATTATACAATCATGGATGATATGGGAACTTTGCAGCTTGGAGAACAAAATTATATCAGTGGAAAGAATTCTTCAGTATACTTCCATTCCTAGTGAGCCTCCTCTTGTAGAAGAAAACCGGCCACATGATTCTTGGCCATCATGTGGCAAGATTGATATTCACAACTTGCAG GTACGTTACGCTCCACATATGCCATTTGTGTTGCATGGCTTTACATGCACATTTCATGGAGGACTTAAAACTGGAATTGTTGGGAGAACAGGAAGTGGCAAATCAACTCTCATACAAACACTATTCCGAATTGTTGAGCCCACTGTTGGGAGAGTTATGATTGATGGCATCAACATCTCATCCATTGGAATTTATGATTTGAGGTCTAGACTGAGCATTATCCCTCAGGATCCAACCATGTTTGAAGGTACTGTGAGAAGTAATCTGGACCCACTTGAAGAGTACACAGATGAACAAATTTGGGAG GCCCTTGATAAGTGTCAACTTGGAGATGAAGTCAGAAGGAAAGAAGGAAAACTAGACTCTGCAG TTTGTGAAGATGGAGAGAATTGGAGTATGGGCCAGAGGCAATTGGTGTGTCTTGGTAGAGTGCTGCTTAAGAAGAGTAGGGTCTTGGTGCTAGATGAAGCTACTGCATCTGTTGACACAGCTACAGATAATTTGATTCAGCAAACTCTTAGGCAATATTTTTCTGATTGCACAGTCATTACAATTGCCCATAGGATAACTTCTGTCATTAACAGTGATATGATTCTACTACTTAATGAAG GACTTATTGAGGAGTATGATTCCCCAGCAAGGTTGCTAGAGGACAAGTTTTCTTCTTTTGCTCAACTTGTGGCAAAGTATACCACAAGGTCCAATTCCAGTTTGGACCAACTATAA
- the LOC137831321 gene encoding uncharacterized protein encodes MASKPESETGSGVRKQNGTNISELISELRDSFLSSDFDRVEQVLVAREARLEAELDEKKREIGFLKERITIETLGRINAELKLKKLRKKKLVRSDDGFGDCEIVVKREKCNVEGGGEVEGGKVEALGRKERRVAELESEKEMKVYEEKKEVVGINGSMSLKRDEGGLGASERGKLSIEDVITVESDEDECNLQATSDKKETTSCTIIDNNHQSSPAAFQKNLLTGLTESIGNLKRKFVSSPKLDENINVLKSLDSETSSSSSSSSSSSSSSSASFDMDSLPVRNNKKTRTDATNLRLDLSQR; translated from the exons ATGGCCTCAAAACCAGAATCCGAAACCGGGTCGGGTGTGAGGAAGCAAAACGGAACGAACATCTCCGAGTTGATTTCCGAGTTGCGCGACTCGTTCCTGAGTAGCGACTTCGACCGAGTCGAACAGGTGCTGGTGGCTCGGGAAGCGAGGCTGGAGGCAGAGCTCGACGAGAAGAAGAGAGAAATTGGGTTCCTCAAAGAAAGAATCACAATTGAGACGTTGGGGAGGATCAATGCGGAGTTGAAACTGAAGAAGCTGAGGAAAAAGAAGTTGGTGAGGAGTGATGATGGGTTTGGGGATTGTGAAATTGTTGTGAAGAGGGAAAAGTGCAATGttgagggtggtggtgaagtGGAGGGTGGAAAGGTTGAAGCTTTGGGAAGAAAGGAGAGAAGGGTTGCTGagttggagagtgagaaggagaTGAAGGTTTATGAGGAGAAGAAGGAAGTGGTTGGAATCAATGGTTCTATGTCTTTGAAGAGAGATGAAGGTGGTTTAGGTGCTTCAG AAAGGGGAAAATTGAGTATTGAAGATGTTATTACTGTAGAAAGTGATGAAGATGAGTGTAATTTACAAGCAACATCGGACAAAAAAGAGACTACTTCATGTACTATTATAGATAATAACCATCAAAGTTCACCAGCAGCATTCCAGAAAAACCTTCTGACAGGATTGACTGAAAGCATTGGGAATCTGAAAAGAAAATTTGTTTCTTCGCCCAAACTCGATGAAAATATCAATGTCTTGAAAAGCTTAGATAGCGAGACTTCCTCTTCTAGTTCCAGTTCTAGTTCCTCTTCTAGTTCCTCTTCAGCTTCATTTGATATGGATAGTCTCCCTGTTAGAAACAATAAGAAAACTAGAACAGATGCAACCAATCTTAGATTGGATTTATCGCAAAGGTAA